The genomic region GTCATTGCGCTGGGAGTAGCGCTGGGTAAGGTCAAGGTATGGGGCATCTCCTTTGGGATCGCTTGTGTGCTCTTTACAGGGATTGCAATGGCGCACTTTGGGTTTACCGTGAACAAGGAAATCCAACACTTTATGAAAGAGTTCGGCTTGATACTCTTCGTCTATACCATTGGACTACAAGTGGGTCCAGGGTTCTTTGCGTCCTTTCAGAAAGAGGGTATCAAGCTCAATATGCTGGCACTCATATCGGTGCTCACGTGTGTGGCTACGGTGGTAGCTATTTTCTATATCACAGGCGTTGATATGGGTACATTGGTGGGCATAATGTCGGGCGCGGTAACCAATACCCCAGGGCTTGGGGCTGCCCAAGCGACTTTGGAGAGTGTACAGACCGCCCAAGGGATAGAGAATGCGGCAGAAAACGCTAAGCAGCTTTCAACGGCTTATGCGGTGGCTTATCCCTTTGGGGTTTTTGGCATCATCATCGTGATGCTCGCTCTGAAAGGCTTCCTGAAGGTGAATGTAGATGCTGAGAAGCGTTTGCACGTATGGCGGCATTCAAAAGAGCAGGTGGTGATCAACCGCTTTACTATCAAGGTGAGCAACCCCGCACTCTTCGGCAAGAAGCTCAGTGTGATAAAGGATACCCTCAATTTTGACTTTACCATCTCGCGCATCAACCGTATGGGCGAGGTTATCCTTGCTGATAGTGCAACCATTATCCACCGCGATGATGTAGTGCTGATTGTCGCCAATAAAAAGGAGAATGAGAAGTTTCTCACACTGATGGGTGAGAGTGTATCCATTGACGAGTACTTCCCTGATGAGAAGGAAGTGAAGTACGCCTCACATCGCATCAACGTTACTCAGCGACCTATCTTCACCAAGACGCTGGCAGAGCTGGATGTGCGTAGGCGATTTGGGGTAACCATCACCCGTGTGTACCGCGCAGGAATTGAGTTTCTGCCCTCAGCTGATACGAAACTGCAATTTGGTGATACACTCACCGTTATTGGCGATGAAGAGCACATCAAGCTCGTGAGCAAGGAGTTCGGCAACTCAAAGAAGCGACTCAATACGCCTCATATCGCTGAGCTCTTTATGGGTATAGTGCTTGGGGTGCTGGTAGGTAGCATTCCGTTCCACATCCCTGGGATTGCTTTCCCTGTGAAGTTGGGCTTGGCAGGCGGGCCACTGATTGTGGCGATCCTCATTAGCAGGTATGGCGGTAAATTCTCCGTAACCCATTACGTCTCGCAGAGTGCGAACCTGATGATACGCGAGATAGGCATTGTACTATTCTTAGCCAGCGTAGGCTTGGATGCAGGGGCGACTTTTATCCATACGATCCTCAGTGGCAGTGGCTTGTATTGGATGGGCTTAGGGGCACTTATCACGCTCATTCCGCTGATTGTTACCTCCATTATAGCGCGATTCAGCAGTAAACTCGACTATTTGGAAACCTGCGGACTCTTGGCAGGGGCTTGTACCGATCCGCCAGCACTTGCATTTGCTAACGAGATGACTAACTCCGAAATTCCTGCCCTGACGTATGCAAGTGTGTATCCGCTAACTACGTTCCTGAGAATTATGGTTGCACAAATATTGATTGTATTTTTTCTTTGAGTTTTAAAAAATATGCGTACCTTTGCACCCTGAAAAAGTAGAATTGTATGTTTGGAGATATGATGGGTATGATGGGGAAACTCAAAGAAGCCCAAGAGAAAATAGAGGAAGCAAAGCAGCGTATGGATAGCGTGCTCATTGACGAGGCAGCCTCTGATGGTAGCGTAAAAGTAACCATCACTGCCAACCGTGAGATTAAGAGCATTGCCATTGATGAGCGGCTGCTCGCTGATAAGGAAGAGCTTGAGGACTACTTAGTGCTTACGCTCAATAAAGCTATTGCACGTGCTACCGCCGTAAATGAAGCTGAGCTGGCAGCCGTAGCAAGGCAGGGGCTTCCGTTCAATCTTTAAAAAATAATAATGTATGGGTAAAATAATTGCTATTGCAAATCAAAAGGGAGGCGTAGGAAAGACTACTACCTCAGTAAACTTAGCTGCCGCACTTGGGGTATTGGAAAAAAAGGTGCTGCTCATCGATGCTGACCCACAGGCAAACGCCACTTCGGGCTTAGGCATTGATGTGGACTCCATCGAGCACGGCACTTACGAACTGCTCGAGCACACTATGGAGGCAAAGGATATGATCGTGCATACCGATTCGCCTAATCTTGACCTCATCGCAGCACATATCAACTTAGTGGCGGTGGAAATTGAGCTTGTGGACAAACAAGAACGCGAGTTTATGCTCCGCAAGTCATTAGAGCCTATCAAAGATATGTACGACTACATCTTGATAGACTGCGCACCATCGCTGGGGCTGATCACACTCAATGCACTCACGGCTGCCAATTCAGTAATTGTGCCAATACAGTGCGAATACTTCGCTTTGGAAGGCTTGGGCAAGTTGCTCAACACCATCAAGAGCGTGCAGAAGGCTTTCAACCCTAATCTGGACATTGAAGGGCTGCTGCTGACGATGTACGATGCCCGTTTGCGCCTATCAAACCAAGTGGTGGAAGAAGTGCAGAAGCACTTTAGCGATATGGTGTTCAAGACCATCATACAGCGCAATGTGCGCCTGAGTGAAGCTCCAAGCTATGGAGAGACCATCATCAACTATGATGCTACCAGCAAAGGGGCTACCAACCACATCAACTTGGCGCAAGAGATAATCGATAAGAACAAAAATTAATCAAATGGCAAAGACTGTAAAGAAACCAGCATTGGGTCGTGGTATTTCGGCAATCTTCGGAGAGAGTGCAGCTACTGAAATCAACTCTATCAACGATAAGGATGCCGATAAAATTGTAGGTAATATCATTGAATTAGACCTCAATTTAATAGAGACCAATCCTTATCAGCCGCGCACTTCCTTCAACGAAGAGGAGTTGCAAGGGCTGGCTTCTTCCATTGAAGAACTCGGTGTAATACAGCCCATCACAGTGCGGAAACTTCAAGGGCAACACAAATATCAGCTTATCTCAGGCGAACGCCGCTTTAGGGCAGCTAAAATTGCGGGGCTGGATACGATACCCGCCTATATACGCTTAGCTGACGACAATGAGTCGCTGACGATGGCATTGGTTGAGAATATCCAACGGCAGGATTTAGACCCTATCGAAACCGCCCTTTCATACCAACGCCTCATTGAGGAACTTAACCTTACGCAAGACCAATTGAGCCGCCGCGTAGGCAAACAGCGTGCCACCATCACCAATGCACTGCGATTGCTCAAACTCCCTCCGCTGATTCAGACAGGTATGCGCGATAGCTTTATCTCCGCGGGGCACGGGCGTGCATTGTTGGGTATTGAAGAGGCTGAAAAACAGGTGCAAATATACCAACGCATCATCTCGGAAAACTTATCGGTACGCGATACCGAGCTGCTCGTAAGGAAAGCAGCTGAAGAAGGCAATGATTCAATACATATCAAGATACCGAAGAGCCTGAGCAGTAGCAAGGTGGAGGTGCCTGAATACATCAAAGAGCAGGCAGGACAACTCAGCCATTACTTCGGCACAAAGGTAGCGGTGAAAATGGGTAAGGGTGGAAAGGGTACCCTCACCATCCCGTTCACCTCTGAGGAGGATTTCAAACGTATTCATAACTTATTACATACCAATGAATAAATATATTGTTTTCATAGGACTATTGTGTGCAGGCATTTCACAAGCCCAAGAGAGGGTGCAAATTGTGGAAATGTCCTCTGACTCGGTGCAGGTCGAGGCTATGAAAAACAATGTTAAGAATATTACTTGGAACACTGACCCCCTTTCGCCTGCTAAGGCAGCCTTCTACTCGGCTGTGTTGCCAGGCTTAGGACAGATATACAACAAGAGCTATTGGAAGCTCCCCTTAGTGTATGCAGCCGTGGGCACACCTATTTATTTCTATATCATCAATTCAAAGGAATATAACAGGTATCTCACAGCTTATAAAAGCAGGCAACAGGGGCGCACCGACGATGAGTTCTACGGCAATCGTGCAGATGGGCAACCCCGCCTAAGCACTGACGGACTGCGCCGAGGCATTCAGTTCTATCGCCGCAATAAGGAACTTTCTATACTGATCGGCATTGGGCTATACGCCTTGAATATCATCGATGCTAATGTAGAGGCACATTTAAAGCAATTTAACGTCGATGAACGCCTGAGCGTGCAACCTTACATACAGGCGGATTTCCTCACACAACCGCAGTACGGGCTTAGCATTACGTATAAATCAAGGAATTAGGTTTTTATATAAAAAAGGCTATCTAAGAGTTAATGATTGCTCTTGATAGCTTTTTTGTTGTCAGTGACTTATTTATATATTCTTCTTGCCAGTTGTGGAAAGTCAATGAAGGGATTGCGGTTGCCTTGTGCTCCTTCAATTACATTGTTTCTATTCTTTTCAATGTACGACACAGGGTCTTCATCGTTCCATTGAAGGAGAAGGTCAATACCCCCTGTAGAAATATCTTCATTCAGAGGTAGGTTATAGCGTAAGTTTAAGTATAAAATCATACGTGCTACATCTCCTTTCCATTCATCACCTGGGTACCAAGCAGTACCTATTTTTTCAGCCTTACCTTTCCCTTCTGTATAAGGACGATTACCTCGGCTTGAGTTTACGCTTTTATCACATACGCGTAAGTGATGCAAGTCGCCTATGGCAGCTGAGTTTTTTTCTTTGTTAATCTTTGAACGAGGATAAGTGTGCTCAGTGTTGAAGGTAGTAGGGTAGTAACCTTTATTGCCCTCGTATTCTTTCCAATAGCGTTCTTCACCTGTGTACAGCAATACCACGTTATCAGGGTTTTTCTCGCTGCGATCAGCTTTGTATAGGTATTTATGACGATCGCCATAGCCAAGGATATGTGTGTGTTTTTCGATGGTTAAAGTCGCTAAATCGTCGTATAAGGCTTTCCCTGTTTTATTGAAATCAATGCTGCCGTAATACGCCTGCAATTCTTTTGGGACGACAATCTTTTGTTCCTGTTGCTGTGGTTTTTTCTTCTCTCCTTCATCAGAGCGTGGTTGCTCTGAGGCTGCTTTATTGCAAGAAAGGAGTGCAATGAGTCCTACTAATAAAATCTTTTTTATCATCATTATTTTGTTTTATTATTTGCGTTTATTGGCAATGTACATCACGTCGGAGAATACTCCGCTAGCAGTTACTTTTGCACCTGCGCCTGCTCCTTTGATTACCAAAGGCTCTGTTGGGTACATATCCGTGTAGAGGGCTATAATATTGTCCTTTCCATCTAAATGATAGAAAGGACTGCTAGAAGCTACTTCTTGGAGGGATACTTTTAGAGTACCCTCAAGTAGCTGTGCGACAACTTTCAGCTTAGCGTTCTTTTCTTTTGCCTTGTTATACATTTCTTGGAAAAAGGTTTCA from Capnocytophaga haemolytica harbors:
- a CDS encoding putative transporter, with the translated sequence MDWFFNLMSNHESVAYTVIIYGIVIALGVALGKVKVWGISFGIACVLFTGIAMAHFGFTVNKEIQHFMKEFGLILFVYTIGLQVGPGFFASFQKEGIKLNMLALISVLTCVATVVAIFYITGVDMGTLVGIMSGAVTNTPGLGAAQATLESVQTAQGIENAAENAKQLSTAYAVAYPFGVFGIIIVMLALKGFLKVNVDAEKRLHVWRHSKEQVVINRFTIKVSNPALFGKKLSVIKDTLNFDFTISRINRMGEVILADSATIIHRDDVVLIVANKKENEKFLTLMGESVSIDEYFPDEKEVKYASHRINVTQRPIFTKTLAELDVRRRFGVTITRVYRAGIEFLPSADTKLQFGDTLTVIGDEEHIKLVSKEFGNSKKRLNTPHIAELFMGIVLGVLVGSIPFHIPGIAFPVKLGLAGGPLIVAILISRYGGKFSVTHYVSQSANLMIREIGIVLFLASVGLDAGATFIHTILSGSGLYWMGLGALITLIPLIVTSIIARFSSKLDYLETCGLLAGACTDPPALAFANEMTNSEIPALTYASVYPLTTFLRIMVAQILIVFFL
- a CDS encoding YbaB/EbfC family nucleoid-associated protein, with the translated sequence MFGDMMGMMGKLKEAQEKIEEAKQRMDSVLIDEAASDGSVKVTITANREIKSIAIDERLLADKEELEDYLVLTLNKAIARATAVNEAELAAVARQGLPFNL
- a CDS encoding ParA family protein; the encoded protein is MGKIIAIANQKGGVGKTTTSVNLAAALGVLEKKVLLIDADPQANATSGLGIDVDSIEHGTYELLEHTMEAKDMIVHTDSPNLDLIAAHINLVAVEIELVDKQEREFMLRKSLEPIKDMYDYILIDCAPSLGLITLNALTAANSVIVPIQCEYFALEGLGKLLNTIKSVQKAFNPNLDIEGLLLTMYDARLRLSNQVVEEVQKHFSDMVFKTIIQRNVRLSEAPSYGETIINYDATSKGATNHINLAQEIIDKNKN
- a CDS encoding ParB/RepB/Spo0J family partition protein, translating into MAKTVKKPALGRGISAIFGESAATEINSINDKDADKIVGNIIELDLNLIETNPYQPRTSFNEEELQGLASSIEELGVIQPITVRKLQGQHKYQLISGERRFRAAKIAGLDTIPAYIRLADDNESLTMALVENIQRQDLDPIETALSYQRLIEELNLTQDQLSRRVGKQRATITNALRLLKLPPLIQTGMRDSFISAGHGRALLGIEEAEKQVQIYQRIISENLSVRDTELLVRKAAEEGNDSIHIKIPKSLSSSKVEVPEYIKEQAGQLSHYFGTKVAVKMGKGGKGTLTIPFTSEEDFKRIHNLLHTNE
- a CDS encoding DUF5683 domain-containing protein; translated protein: MNKYIVFIGLLCAGISQAQERVQIVEMSSDSVQVEAMKNNVKNITWNTDPLSPAKAAFYSAVLPGLGQIYNKSYWKLPLVYAAVGTPIYFYIINSKEYNRYLTAYKSRQQGRTDDEFYGNRADGQPRLSTDGLRRGIQFYRRNKELSILIGIGLYALNIIDANVEAHLKQFNVDERLSVQPYIQADFLTQPQYGLSITYKSRN
- a CDS encoding endonuclease I family protein, yielding MIKKILLVGLIALLSCNKAASEQPRSDEGEKKKPQQQEQKIVVPKELQAYYGSIDFNKTGKALYDDLATLTIEKHTHILGYGDRHKYLYKADRSEKNPDNVVLLYTGEERYWKEYEGNKGYYPTTFNTEHTYPRSKINKEKNSAAIGDLHHLRVCDKSVNSSRGNRPYTEGKGKAEKIGTAWYPGDEWKGDVARMILYLNLRYNLPLNEDISTGGIDLLLQWNDEDPVSYIEKNRNNVIEGAQGNRNPFIDFPQLARRIYK